A section of the Oncorhynchus gorbuscha isolate QuinsamMale2020 ecotype Even-year linkage group LG04, OgorEven_v1.0, whole genome shotgun sequence genome encodes:
- the LOC124033378 gene encoding sia-alpha-2,3-Gal-beta-1,4-GlcNAc-R:alpha 2,8-sialyltransferase-like encodes MVRISNALGLVILMVALLILSLISYVSIRKDSILSSTKYDNMGGPPRIMFHAGFRSQFALNFLDPSFIPLTHALNEELQGKPSKWTFNRTAFYQQRKEIFHYIDVANNFSLTKNGVRVGQLMHFDYSSHKYVFSINNNLKSLLPDASPIQNKHYNVCAVVGNSGILTGSHCGPEIDSADFIFRCNFAPTDSYYKDVGRKTNLTTFNPSILERYYNNLLTIQDRNNFFLNLKKLEGAILWIPAFFLHTSATVTRTLVDFFVEHKGQLKIKLAWPGNIMQDVNRYWKTKNLSLKRLSTGILMYTLASAMCEEIHLYGFWPFGWDPNTGKELSYHYYDKKGTKFTTKWQETHQLPSEFKLLYKMHGEGVTKLSLSHCS; translated from the exons ATGGTCCGCATCTCAAACGCCCTGGGTTTGGTCATATTGATGGTCGCTCTTCTCATTTTATCCTTAATAAGTTATGTGTCCATTAGAAAGGACAGCATCTTATCTTCCACAAAATATGACAACATGGGAGGACCACCACGGATAATGTTCCACGCAGGATTTCG GTCCCAGTTTGCCCTGAATTTCCTGGACCCATCCTTCATCCCATTAACCCATGCTCTGAATGAGGAGCTGCAAGGGAAACCATCCAAATGGACATTTAATAGGACCGCCTTTTATCAGCAAAG GAAAGAGATCTTCCATTACATTGATGTGgccaacaacttctccctcaccAAGAACGGTGTACGCGTCGGCCAGCTGATGCACTTTGACTACTCCAGTCACAAGTATGTCTTCTCCATAAACAACAACCTGAAGTCACTGCTTCCTGATGCTTCGCCAATCCAGAACAAACACTACAACGTGTGTGCCGTGGTGGGTAACAGTGGGATCCTGACAGGCAGTCACTGTGGGCCAGAGATCGACAGCGCCGACTTTATCTTCCGCTGCAACTTCGCCCCTACCGACTCCTACTACAAGGATGTGGGCCGGAAGACCAACCTCACCACTTTTAACCCCAGCATCCTGGAGAGATACTACAACAATCTGCTGACCATCCAGGACCGCAACAACTTCTTTCTCAACCTGAAGAAACTGGAGGGGGCCATTTTGTGGATCCCTGCGTTTTTCCTCCACACCTCGGCCACCGTCACACGGACCCTGGTGGACTTCTTTGTTGAGCACAAGGGGCAGCTGAAGATCAAGCTGGCCTGGCCAGGAAACATCATGCAGGATGTCAACAG GTATTGGAAGACCAAGAACCTGTCTCTCAAGCGACTGAGCACTGGTATCCTCATGTACACTCTGGCCTCGGCCATGTGTGAGGAGATCCATCTGTATGGCTTCTGGCCCTTCGGCTGGGATCCCAACACAGGCAAGGAGCTGTCCTACCACTACTACGACAAGAAAGGAACCAAGTTCACCACCAAGTGGCAGGAGACCCACCAGCTGCCCAGTGAGTTTAAGCTGCTCTACAAGATGCATGGAGAAGGTGTGACCAAGCTGAGCCTttcacactgttcctag